The Bombus fervidus isolate BK054 chromosome 3, iyBomFerv1, whole genome shotgun sequence genome includes a window with the following:
- the Fpgs1 gene encoding folylpolyglutamate synthase 1 isoform X1 — translation MWDKLIKRYVCIASYEAAIQALHGLQSNSTYLKLVTKDNSHASAVRKLRDTKKYLIRSGITLQKLDTLSVIHIAGTKGKGSTCAYTEAILREHGFKTGFFSSPHLVNARERIRISGQPISKIQFTQNFWKIYKKLEDTKEHESDMPTYFKFLTILMFNIFLDEHVDVAIIEVGIGGLYDCTNIVRNPVCVGITSLGLDHTSLLGNTVEDIAYQKSGIFKSGTVAFSVPQLPQAMRILEERAIERNCKLRVIPSFDKYKWENLSPILQIKNKVQQQNASIAIQMATEWLLTRDKVTSVSMDKIAIALTSCKWPGRMQILRSSIGDFFLDGAHTIESIECCISWFNDISSGSKGKKVLIFNTSGTRDPIQLLIPLRSLHFYKAYFVPNLVGIKSLDNEMNSSSIDEQKIKCEINSKIWGMNSVVANNVLEVLEDIKKNLEQKDNCERYQILVTGSLHLIGAVLAILDPNLTMNTEF, via the exons atgtGGGATAAACTTATCAAACGTTATGTTTGTATAGCAAGTTATGAG GCTGCTATACAAGCATTACATGGTTTACAAAGCAATAGtacttatttaaaattagTAACAAAAGATAATTCACATGCAAGTGCTGTTCGTAAATTGCGtgatacaaaaaaatatttaatccg ATCTGGTATTACACTTCAAAAATTAGATACTTTGTCAGTTATACATATAGCAGGTACAAAAGGAAAAGGTTCCACTTGCGCATATACAGAAGCTATTTTACGTGAACATGGTTTTAAAACAGGATTCTTTAGTTCTCCACATTTAGTTAACGCAAGAGAACGTATAAGAATAAGTGGGCAACCAATAAGCAAAATACAGTTTACTCAGAActtttggaaaatatataagaaattgGAAGATACAAAAGAACACGAATCTGATATGcctacatattttaaatttttgacAATTCTcatgtttaatatatttttagatgaACATGTTGATGTTGCTATAATTGAAGTTGGAATTGGAGGTTTATATGATTGTACAAATATTGTAAGAAATCCTGTATGTGTAGGTATAACTAGTTTAGGATTAGATCATACTTCTTTACTGGGAAATACTGTTGAAGACATAGCTTATCAAAAATctggaatttttaaatcagGAACTGTTGCTTTTTCTGTTCCACAATTACCTCAAGCAATGCGTATATTGGAAGAACGAgcaattgaaagaaattgtaaGTTACGTGTTATTCCATcttttgataaatataaatgggaaaatctttcacctattttacaaataaaaaataaagttcaGCAACAAAATGCATCTATAGCTATTCAGATGGCTACTGAATGGCTACTGACTAGGGATAAAGTTACATCTGTATCTATGGACAAGATCGCAATAGCATTGACCTCTTGTAAATGGCCAGGTCGAATGCAAATTTTAAGAAGTAGTATTggtgatttttttttagatgGTGCACATACCATTGAAAGTATTGAGTGCTGCATTTCATGGTTCAATGATATAAGTAGTGGAAGTAAAGGAAAAAAGGTTCTAATTTTCAATACATCTGGTACTCGAGATCCAATACAACTATTAATACCATTAAgatctttacatttttataaagcaTATTTTGTACCAAATCTTGTAGGAATTAAAAGTTTAGACAATGAAATGAATAGCTCATCGATAGAtgagcaaaaaataaaatgtgaaataaattctaaaatatgGGGAATGAATTCAGTAGTTGCAAATAATGTTCTTGAAGTTttagaagatataaaaaaaaacttgGAACAAAAAGATAATTGTGAAAGGTATCAAATACTTGTTACAGGATCCTTACATTTAATAGGCGCAGTCCTTGCTATTTTAGATCCGAATTTGACAATgaatacagaattttaa
- the Fpgs1 gene encoding folylpolyglutamate synthase 1 isoform X2, whose amino-acid sequence MEQINNILRDDNLYKAAIQALHGLQSNSTYLKLVTKDNSHASAVRKLRDTKKYLIRSGITLQKLDTLSVIHIAGTKGKGSTCAYTEAILREHGFKTGFFSSPHLVNARERIRISGQPISKIQFTQNFWKIYKKLEDTKEHESDMPTYFKFLTILMFNIFLDEHVDVAIIEVGIGGLYDCTNIVRNPVCVGITSLGLDHTSLLGNTVEDIAYQKSGIFKSGTVAFSVPQLPQAMRILEERAIERNCKLRVIPSFDKYKWENLSPILQIKNKVQQQNASIAIQMATEWLLTRDKVTSVSMDKIAIALTSCKWPGRMQILRSSIGDFFLDGAHTIESIECCISWFNDISSGSKGKKVLIFNTSGTRDPIQLLIPLRSLHFYKAYFVPNLVGIKSLDNEMNSSSIDEQKIKCEINSKIWGMNSVVANNVLEVLEDIKKNLEQKDNCERYQILVTGSLHLIGAVLAILDPNLTMNTEF is encoded by the exons ATggaacaaattaataatattcttcgtgatgataatttatataag GCTGCTATACAAGCATTACATGGTTTACAAAGCAATAGtacttatttaaaattagTAACAAAAGATAATTCACATGCAAGTGCTGTTCGTAAATTGCGtgatacaaaaaaatatttaatccg ATCTGGTATTACACTTCAAAAATTAGATACTTTGTCAGTTATACATATAGCAGGTACAAAAGGAAAAGGTTCCACTTGCGCATATACAGAAGCTATTTTACGTGAACATGGTTTTAAAACAGGATTCTTTAGTTCTCCACATTTAGTTAACGCAAGAGAACGTATAAGAATAAGTGGGCAACCAATAAGCAAAATACAGTTTACTCAGAActtttggaaaatatataagaaattgGAAGATACAAAAGAACACGAATCTGATATGcctacatattttaaatttttgacAATTCTcatgtttaatatatttttagatgaACATGTTGATGTTGCTATAATTGAAGTTGGAATTGGAGGTTTATATGATTGTACAAATATTGTAAGAAATCCTGTATGTGTAGGTATAACTAGTTTAGGATTAGATCATACTTCTTTACTGGGAAATACTGTTGAAGACATAGCTTATCAAAAATctggaatttttaaatcagGAACTGTTGCTTTTTCTGTTCCACAATTACCTCAAGCAATGCGTATATTGGAAGAACGAgcaattgaaagaaattgtaaGTTACGTGTTATTCCATcttttgataaatataaatgggaaaatctttcacctattttacaaataaaaaataaagttcaGCAACAAAATGCATCTATAGCTATTCAGATGGCTACTGAATGGCTACTGACTAGGGATAAAGTTACATCTGTATCTATGGACAAGATCGCAATAGCATTGACCTCTTGTAAATGGCCAGGTCGAATGCAAATTTTAAGAAGTAGTATTggtgatttttttttagatgGTGCACATACCATTGAAAGTATTGAGTGCTGCATTTCATGGTTCAATGATATAAGTAGTGGAAGTAAAGGAAAAAAGGTTCTAATTTTCAATACATCTGGTACTCGAGATCCAATACAACTATTAATACCATTAAgatctttacatttttataaagcaTATTTTGTACCAAATCTTGTAGGAATTAAAAGTTTAGACAATGAAATGAATAGCTCATCGATAGAtgagcaaaaaataaaatgtgaaataaattctaaaatatgGGGAATGAATTCAGTAGTTGCAAATAATGTTCTTGAAGTTttagaagatataaaaaaaaacttgGAACAAAAAGATAATTGTGAAAGGTATCAAATACTTGTTACAGGATCCTTACATTTAATAGGCGCAGTCCTTGCTATTTTAGATCCGAATTTGACAATgaatacagaattttaa
- the Fpgs1 gene encoding folylpolyglutamate synthase 1 isoform X3: MWDKLIKRYVCIASYEAAIQALHGLQSNSTYLKLVTKDNSHASAVRKLRDTKKYLIRSGITLQKLDTLSVIHIAGTKGKGSTCAYTEAILREHGFKTGFFSSPHLVNARERIRISGQPISKIQFTQNFWKIYKKLEDTKEHESDMPTYFKFLTILMFNIFLDEHVDVAIIEVGIGGLYDCTNIVRNPVCVGITSLGLDHTSLLGNTVEDIAYQKSGIFKSGTVAFSVPQLPQAMRILEERAIERNSIQMATEWLLTRDKVTSVSMDKIAIALTSCKWPGRMQILRSSIGDFFLDGAHTIESIECCISWFNDISSGSKGKKVLIFNTSGTRDPIQLLIPLRSLHFYKAYFVPNLVGIKSLDNEMNSSSIDEQKIKCEINSKIWGMNSVVANNVLEVLEDIKKNLEQKDNCERYQILVTGSLHLIGAVLAILDPNLTMNTEF, encoded by the exons atgtGGGATAAACTTATCAAACGTTATGTTTGTATAGCAAGTTATGAG GCTGCTATACAAGCATTACATGGTTTACAAAGCAATAGtacttatttaaaattagTAACAAAAGATAATTCACATGCAAGTGCTGTTCGTAAATTGCGtgatacaaaaaaatatttaatccg ATCTGGTATTACACTTCAAAAATTAGATACTTTGTCAGTTATACATATAGCAGGTACAAAAGGAAAAGGTTCCACTTGCGCATATACAGAAGCTATTTTACGTGAACATGGTTTTAAAACAGGATTCTTTAGTTCTCCACATTTAGTTAACGCAAGAGAACGTATAAGAATAAGTGGGCAACCAATAAGCAAAATACAGTTTACTCAGAActtttggaaaatatataagaaattgGAAGATACAAAAGAACACGAATCTGATATGcctacatattttaaatttttgacAATTCTcatgtttaatatatttttagatgaACATGTTGATGTTGCTATAATTGAAGTTGGAATTGGAGGTTTATATGATTGTACAAATATTGTAAGAAATCCTGTATGTGTAGGTATAACTAGTTTAGGATTAGATCATACTTCTTTACTGGGAAATACTGTTGAAGACATAGCTTATCAAAAATctggaatttttaaatcagGAACTGTTGCTTTTTCTGTTCCACAATTACCTCAAGCAATGCGTATATTGGAAGAACGAgcaattgaaagaaatt CTATTCAGATGGCTACTGAATGGCTACTGACTAGGGATAAAGTTACATCTGTATCTATGGACAAGATCGCAATAGCATTGACCTCTTGTAAATGGCCAGGTCGAATGCAAATTTTAAGAAGTAGTATTggtgatttttttttagatgGTGCACATACCATTGAAAGTATTGAGTGCTGCATTTCATGGTTCAATGATATAAGTAGTGGAAGTAAAGGAAAAAAGGTTCTAATTTTCAATACATCTGGTACTCGAGATCCAATACAACTATTAATACCATTAAgatctttacatttttataaagcaTATTTTGTACCAAATCTTGTAGGAATTAAAAGTTTAGACAATGAAATGAATAGCTCATCGATAGAtgagcaaaaaataaaatgtgaaataaattctaaaatatgGGGAATGAATTCAGTAGTTGCAAATAATGTTCTTGAAGTTttagaagatataaaaaaaaacttgGAACAAAAAGATAATTGTGAAAGGTATCAAATACTTGTTACAGGATCCTTACATTTAATAGGCGCAGTCCTTGCTATTTTAGATCCGAATTTGACAATgaatacagaattttaa
- the Uck gene encoding uridine-cytidine kinase isoform X1 gives MLHLQLPLTSAGIIRVIDMSMNIVTSRKMSFGINGKLNGIESKTPFLIGVSGGTASGKSTVCKRIMEKLGQVDMDHMQRQVVCISQDSFYRDLSSAEKLKAEKGQYNFDHPDAFDNDLILQTLQDILAGVKCEIPAYDYRTNSLVKDQITTIYPADVVLFEGILVFYFPKIRDLFHMKLFVDTDSDTRLARRVPRDIKERGRDLDYVLNQYMNFVKPAFEEFCLPTKKFADVIIPRGADNTVAIDLIVHHIWDILRLKKAENSSRQHPYIYQHRRTSTSSDTFSR, from the exons ATGTTACATTTGCAACTACCATTAACATCTGCTGGAATCATTCGTGTTATAG ATATGTCGATGAATATTGTTACCTCACGAAAGATGTCTTTTGGTATTAACGGAAAATTAAATGGTATAGAAAGCAAAACACCTTTTCTAATTGGAGTTTCAGGCGGCACTGCCAGTGGAAAA TCAACCGTGTGCAAGCGTATAATGGAAAAACTAGGGCAAGTAGACATGGATCACATGCAACGACAAGTAGTTTGTATTTCACAAGATAGTTTTTATCGAGATTTATCGTCAGCCGAAAAACTTAAAGCAGAAAAAGGTCAATATAATTTCGATCACCCTGACGCATTTGATAATGATTTGATACTTCAAACATTACAAGACATACTAGCTGGAGTAAAATGTGAAATACCAGCCTATGATTATAGAACAAACAGTTT AGTGAAAGATCAAATTACAACAATTTATCCTGCTGATGTAGTTCTGTTTGAAGGCATTTTAGTGTTTTATTTCCCTAAAATACGAGACTTATTTCACATGAAACTATTTGTGGATACTGATTCAGATACTAGATTAGCTAGAAgag tACCAAGAGAcataaaagaaagaggaagggaTTTAGATTATGTATTGAATcaatatatgaattttgtgAAACCTGCATTTGAAGAGTTTTGTCTTCCCACTAAAAAATTTGCTGATGTTATTATACCAAGAGGTGCAGACAATACAG TGGCAATAGACCTTATAGTGCACCACATCTGGGACATTTTGCGTTTGAAAAAGGCTGAAAACTCATCCAGACAGCATCCATACATCTACCAACATAGGCGTACTTCGACTTCATCCGACACGTTCAGCAGATGA
- the Uck gene encoding uridine-cytidine kinase isoform X2, with protein sequence MLHLQLPLTSAGIIRVIDMSMNIVTSRKMSFGINGKLNGIESKTPFLIGVSGGTASGKSTVCKRIMEKLGQVDMDHMQRQVVCISQDSFYRDLSSAEKLKAEKGQYNFDHPDAFDNDLILQTLQDILAGVKCEIPAYDYRTNSLVKDQITTIYPADVVLFEGILVFYFPKIRDLFHMKLFVDTDSDTRLARRVPRDIKERGRDLDYVLNQYMNFVKPAFEEFCLPTKKFADVIIPRGADNTVAIDLIVQHIRDFLSNRGRDTVQPENSISRTDKLSKRPH encoded by the exons ATGTTACATTTGCAACTACCATTAACATCTGCTGGAATCATTCGTGTTATAG ATATGTCGATGAATATTGTTACCTCACGAAAGATGTCTTTTGGTATTAACGGAAAATTAAATGGTATAGAAAGCAAAACACCTTTTCTAATTGGAGTTTCAGGCGGCACTGCCAGTGGAAAA TCAACCGTGTGCAAGCGTATAATGGAAAAACTAGGGCAAGTAGACATGGATCACATGCAACGACAAGTAGTTTGTATTTCACAAGATAGTTTTTATCGAGATTTATCGTCAGCCGAAAAACTTAAAGCAGAAAAAGGTCAATATAATTTCGATCACCCTGACGCATTTGATAATGATTTGATACTTCAAACATTACAAGACATACTAGCTGGAGTAAAATGTGAAATACCAGCCTATGATTATAGAACAAACAGTTT AGTGAAAGATCAAATTACAACAATTTATCCTGCTGATGTAGTTCTGTTTGAAGGCATTTTAGTGTTTTATTTCCCTAAAATACGAGACTTATTTCACATGAAACTATTTGTGGATACTGATTCAGATACTAGATTAGCTAGAAgag tACCAAGAGAcataaaagaaagaggaagggaTTTAGATTATGTATTGAATcaatatatgaattttgtgAAACCTGCATTTGAAGAGTTTTGTCTTCCCACTAAAAAATTTGCTGATGTTATTATACCAAGAGGTGCAGACAATACAG TGGCAATAGACTTGATAGTGCAACATATAAGAGACTTCTTAAGCAACAGAGGTAGAGATACAGTTCAACCTGAAAATTCAATAAGCAGGACAGATAAGTTGTCCAAGAGGCCACATTAA
- the Ubl gene encoding ubiquitin-like protein 5, translating to MLEITCNDRLGKKVRVKCNPDDTIGDLKKLIAAQTGTHWEKIVLKKWYTIFKDHIKLQDYEIHDGMNLELYYQ from the exons ATGCTAGAAATAACATGTAATGATCGTCTTGGTAAAAAAGTTAGAGTTAAATGCAATCCAGATGATACAATAGgggatttaaaaaaattaatagcagCCCAAACTGGAACTCATTGGgaaaaaatagttttaaaaaaGTGGTATACTATATTTAAGGATCACATAAAATTACAAGATT ATGAAATTCATGATGGCATGAATTTAGAACTGtattatcaataa
- the LOC139985465 gene encoding nucleolar complex protein 4 homolog B isoform X1: MADAADLPGASSSQKMSSKLLRQKAQEFLTSRKRANNLVDIISQWDESTSSCLLTIETIFVEVLKRGDMYLERTISLTISEPSPEARYVSWLRNCYEEIWEKILTSMEKCRPGIQLQALTTAIKLMAEEGKNPLEPIGNLGYYFPLHRLKPILMKLLSPEEDNASLISRFQEIIEYPDALYYTWKCLPSLTPKRQPHEIYIKNLLELIHKLSLPKEIEENEICENKNLLCKPQQATKNFIWDQAGARRALNKVWACVMHWELTPQLHKQLLIVLLERVMPHLEKPVLLTDFLMDSLDADGPIGLLALQGVFLLVTKHNLEYPNIFTKLYSMFEPEIFHTKYKARLFYLSDLFLSSTHLPEALVAAFAKRLARLTLVAPPEDILIILLFVGNLLLRHPGLKRLIDHPQGGEISSEENNGAGDPFLMEERDPLLSNALLSSLWEIKALQWHIVPSIASAARFIREPLPSVEYDMASALERTGGHLFDSELKNKVKDIMLTFERPNSMSLPKGERLLQYWQLTTMH; encoded by the exons ATGGCGGATGCAGCAGATCTTCCCGGTGCTTCTTCCAGTCAAAAGATGTCATCAAAACTTTTAAGGCAAAAAGCCCAGGAATTTTTAACTTCGAGAAAACGCGCAAATAATTTAGTAGATATAATTTCTCAATGGGAT GAATCCACTTCGTCCTGCCTACTCACAATAGAAACAATATTCGTTGAAGTCCTAAAAAGAGGTGATATGTATTTGGAACGTACGATATCCCTTACTATTTCAG AGCCAAGCCCTGAAGCAAGATACGTCAGTTGGTTGAGGAATTGCTATGAAGAAATATGGGAAAAGATACTTACATCAATGGAAAAATGTCGACCTGGCATTCAACTACAAGCTCTCACTACTGCTATAAAACTGATGGCTGAAGAAGGTAAAAATCCATTGGAACCAATTGGCAACTTGGGATATTATTTTCCACTTCATCGGTTAAAGCCCATTTTGATGAAGTTACTTTCACCGGAGGAGGACAATGCCAGTTTAATATCTAGATTTCaagaaattatagaatatCCTGATGCTCTTTATTATACATGGAAATGTCTTCCATCTCTTACCCCCAAAAGGCAGCcacatgaaatttatattaaaaatttgttggaacttatacataaattatcattgccaaaagaaattgaag AAAATGAGATATgtgaaaataagaatttgtTGTGTAAACCACAGCAAG ctactaaaaattttatatgggATCAAGCTGGAGCAAGACGTGCACTGAATAAAGTCTGGGCTTGTGTCATGCATTGGGAATTGACTCCACAGTTacataaacaattattaatagttCTTTTAGAGAGAGTAATGCCACATTTAGAAAAGCCTGTTTTACTAACAGATTTTCTTATGGATTCATTGGATGCAGATGGGCCTATTGGCTTACTTGCATTACAGGGTGTATTTTTACTAGTTACCAAACATAATTTGGAATATCCTAATATTTTTACCAAGCTTTATTCTATGTTTGAACCAGAGATCTttcatacaaaatacaaagcacgtttgttttatttgtcCGATCTTTTCCTCAGTTCAAC gcACTTGCCGGAAGCATTAGTTGCCGCTTTCGCAAAAAGACTCGCGCGTTTAACTCTTGTAGCACCACCTGAagatattcttattattttattgtttgttGGGAATCTTTTACTTAGGCATCCTGGCTTGAAACGTCTCATTGATCATCCACAAGGAGGAGAGATTTCttcagaagaaaataatggtGCTGGAGACCCATTTTTAATGGAAGAACGAGATCCTTTATTAAGTAACGCACTACTTAGTAGTCTTTGGGAAATTAAAGCCCTACAGTGGCATATAGTACCAAGTATTGCTAGTGCTGCACGTTTCATTCGTGAACCCCTCCCTTCTGTAGAATACGATATGGCATCAGCTTTAGAACGTACTGGAGGACATTTATTCGAtagtgaattaaaaaataaggtTAAAGATATTATGCTAACGTTCGAAAGACCCAATTCAATGTCATTACCAAAAGGTGAAAGATTATTGCAATATTGGCAATTAACAACAATGCACTGA
- the LOC139985465 gene encoding nucleolar complex protein 4 homolog B isoform X2, giving the protein MSSKLLRQKAQEFLTSRKRANNLVDIISQWDESTSSCLLTIETIFVEVLKRGDMYLERTISLTISEPSPEARYVSWLRNCYEEIWEKILTSMEKCRPGIQLQALTTAIKLMAEEGKNPLEPIGNLGYYFPLHRLKPILMKLLSPEEDNASLISRFQEIIEYPDALYYTWKCLPSLTPKRQPHEIYIKNLLELIHKLSLPKEIEENEICENKNLLCKPQQATKNFIWDQAGARRALNKVWACVMHWELTPQLHKQLLIVLLERVMPHLEKPVLLTDFLMDSLDADGPIGLLALQGVFLLVTKHNLEYPNIFTKLYSMFEPEIFHTKYKARLFYLSDLFLSSTHLPEALVAAFAKRLARLTLVAPPEDILIILLFVGNLLLRHPGLKRLIDHPQGGEISSEENNGAGDPFLMEERDPLLSNALLSSLWEIKALQWHIVPSIASAARFIREPLPSVEYDMASALERTGGHLFDSELKNKVKDIMLTFERPNSMSLPKGERLLQYWQLTTMH; this is encoded by the exons ATGTCATCAAAACTTTTAAGGCAAAAAGCCCAGGAATTTTTAACTTCGAGAAAACGCGCAAATAATTTAGTAGATATAATTTCTCAATGGGAT GAATCCACTTCGTCCTGCCTACTCACAATAGAAACAATATTCGTTGAAGTCCTAAAAAGAGGTGATATGTATTTGGAACGTACGATATCCCTTACTATTTCAG AGCCAAGCCCTGAAGCAAGATACGTCAGTTGGTTGAGGAATTGCTATGAAGAAATATGGGAAAAGATACTTACATCAATGGAAAAATGTCGACCTGGCATTCAACTACAAGCTCTCACTACTGCTATAAAACTGATGGCTGAAGAAGGTAAAAATCCATTGGAACCAATTGGCAACTTGGGATATTATTTTCCACTTCATCGGTTAAAGCCCATTTTGATGAAGTTACTTTCACCGGAGGAGGACAATGCCAGTTTAATATCTAGATTTCaagaaattatagaatatCCTGATGCTCTTTATTATACATGGAAATGTCTTCCATCTCTTACCCCCAAAAGGCAGCcacatgaaatttatattaaaaatttgttggaacttatacataaattatcattgccaaaagaaattgaag AAAATGAGATATgtgaaaataagaatttgtTGTGTAAACCACAGCAAG ctactaaaaattttatatgggATCAAGCTGGAGCAAGACGTGCACTGAATAAAGTCTGGGCTTGTGTCATGCATTGGGAATTGACTCCACAGTTacataaacaattattaatagttCTTTTAGAGAGAGTAATGCCACATTTAGAAAAGCCTGTTTTACTAACAGATTTTCTTATGGATTCATTGGATGCAGATGGGCCTATTGGCTTACTTGCATTACAGGGTGTATTTTTACTAGTTACCAAACATAATTTGGAATATCCTAATATTTTTACCAAGCTTTATTCTATGTTTGAACCAGAGATCTttcatacaaaatacaaagcacgtttgttttatttgtcCGATCTTTTCCTCAGTTCAAC gcACTTGCCGGAAGCATTAGTTGCCGCTTTCGCAAAAAGACTCGCGCGTTTAACTCTTGTAGCACCACCTGAagatattcttattattttattgtttgttGGGAATCTTTTACTTAGGCATCCTGGCTTGAAACGTCTCATTGATCATCCACAAGGAGGAGAGATTTCttcagaagaaaataatggtGCTGGAGACCCATTTTTAATGGAAGAACGAGATCCTTTATTAAGTAACGCACTACTTAGTAGTCTTTGGGAAATTAAAGCCCTACAGTGGCATATAGTACCAAGTATTGCTAGTGCTGCACGTTTCATTCGTGAACCCCTCCCTTCTGTAGAATACGATATGGCATCAGCTTTAGAACGTACTGGAGGACATTTATTCGAtagtgaattaaaaaataaggtTAAAGATATTATGCTAACGTTCGAAAGACCCAATTCAATGTCATTACCAAAAGGTGAAAGATTATTGCAATATTGGCAATTAACAACAATGCACTGA
- the LOC139985465 gene encoding nucleolar complex protein 4 homolog B isoform X3 → MYLERTISLTISEPSPEARYVSWLRNCYEEIWEKILTSMEKCRPGIQLQALTTAIKLMAEEGKNPLEPIGNLGYYFPLHRLKPILMKLLSPEEDNASLISRFQEIIEYPDALYYTWKCLPSLTPKRQPHEIYIKNLLELIHKLSLPKEIEENEICENKNLLCKPQQATKNFIWDQAGARRALNKVWACVMHWELTPQLHKQLLIVLLERVMPHLEKPVLLTDFLMDSLDADGPIGLLALQGVFLLVTKHNLEYPNIFTKLYSMFEPEIFHTKYKARLFYLSDLFLSSTHLPEALVAAFAKRLARLTLVAPPEDILIILLFVGNLLLRHPGLKRLIDHPQGGEISSEENNGAGDPFLMEERDPLLSNALLSSLWEIKALQWHIVPSIASAARFIREPLPSVEYDMASALERTGGHLFDSELKNKVKDIMLTFERPNSMSLPKGERLLQYWQLTTMH, encoded by the exons ATGTATTTGGAACGTACGATATCCCTTACTATTTCAG AGCCAAGCCCTGAAGCAAGATACGTCAGTTGGTTGAGGAATTGCTATGAAGAAATATGGGAAAAGATACTTACATCAATGGAAAAATGTCGACCTGGCATTCAACTACAAGCTCTCACTACTGCTATAAAACTGATGGCTGAAGAAGGTAAAAATCCATTGGAACCAATTGGCAACTTGGGATATTATTTTCCACTTCATCGGTTAAAGCCCATTTTGATGAAGTTACTTTCACCGGAGGAGGACAATGCCAGTTTAATATCTAGATTTCaagaaattatagaatatCCTGATGCTCTTTATTATACATGGAAATGTCTTCCATCTCTTACCCCCAAAAGGCAGCcacatgaaatttatattaaaaatttgttggaacttatacataaattatcattgccaaaagaaattgaag AAAATGAGATATgtgaaaataagaatttgtTGTGTAAACCACAGCAAG ctactaaaaattttatatgggATCAAGCTGGAGCAAGACGTGCACTGAATAAAGTCTGGGCTTGTGTCATGCATTGGGAATTGACTCCACAGTTacataaacaattattaatagttCTTTTAGAGAGAGTAATGCCACATTTAGAAAAGCCTGTTTTACTAACAGATTTTCTTATGGATTCATTGGATGCAGATGGGCCTATTGGCTTACTTGCATTACAGGGTGTATTTTTACTAGTTACCAAACATAATTTGGAATATCCTAATATTTTTACCAAGCTTTATTCTATGTTTGAACCAGAGATCTttcatacaaaatacaaagcacgtttgttttatttgtcCGATCTTTTCCTCAGTTCAAC gcACTTGCCGGAAGCATTAGTTGCCGCTTTCGCAAAAAGACTCGCGCGTTTAACTCTTGTAGCACCACCTGAagatattcttattattttattgtttgttGGGAATCTTTTACTTAGGCATCCTGGCTTGAAACGTCTCATTGATCATCCACAAGGAGGAGAGATTTCttcagaagaaaataatggtGCTGGAGACCCATTTTTAATGGAAGAACGAGATCCTTTATTAAGTAACGCACTACTTAGTAGTCTTTGGGAAATTAAAGCCCTACAGTGGCATATAGTACCAAGTATTGCTAGTGCTGCACGTTTCATTCGTGAACCCCTCCCTTCTGTAGAATACGATATGGCATCAGCTTTAGAACGTACTGGAGGACATTTATTCGAtagtgaattaaaaaataaggtTAAAGATATTATGCTAACGTTCGAAAGACCCAATTCAATGTCATTACCAAAAGGTGAAAGATTATTGCAATATTGGCAATTAACAACAATGCACTGA